The DNA segment GAGGGCACGGACGAAAATCAGGTGACGAAATTTACCATCTACGGCGGCGGCTACGGCCACGGCGCCGGCATGAGCCAGAACGGCGCTCAGGGAATGGCGAAGACAGGAAAGAGCTGTGCGGAGATTTTGCGGCTGTTTTATGCCGGATGTGAAATTATGGATATTGGGGATGTGTCGTAAAAAGAAAGCGCGGCGGCTTTGAACCTTTCAGGTTCTGAGCCGCCGCGTTTTCGGACATTATTTCCGGTACAGATATTTTGGAAGCCCGTTTTCCATGATCCTTTCCGGCTCGCCCTGAATCAGGGGGAGGGCGTAGGAGAGGAAGTCCGGGGTGATGTCATTTCCGGCTGGCGTGATCCACTGGGCCGGGAATTTCTTTTCCTGGTTGCAGATGGCCGATACGTCAAAGGTCTGGCAGGACAGGGAATAGTCTGCGCCGTCCGCCCGGACGAAGGCCGCCATCTTCCCGGTTTCCCCGGAAAGCGCCGCAGAAACGCCGTAAGCGCCGGCAAGGAACGCCTCCTCAATATCGGTTCCTGAGGCCAGCATGCCGCTGCACCGCTGGCTCACATTTAACTCCACGGAGCGAACCTTGACGCCGAAATGGTCACGGACGAGATTTTCCAGAACCTTTCCGCAGCCGGTGAGCATCTTGTGGCCGAAGGAATCTGTCCTGGCGGCGTCGGCGTACTCGCAGATAAATTTCCCGTCTGCATCCGCGATGCCCTCGGAAACACAGACAACCACGTTCGGTGTTTTTTCCATGGCTGCTTCCAGATCTTTATAAAAGGCCTCCAGGCGGAAAGGCACTTCCGGCAGATAGATGAGAAGCGGATTGTCTCCTTCCTCTTTTCTTGCCATGGCGGAGGCGGCGGTGAGCCAGCCGGCGTGACGGCCCATGATTTCTACAATCGTTACGGATTTCTGCTGGTAAACAGAGGCGTCCAGGACGATTTCGCGGACGGTGGCGGCGACGTATTTCGCGGCGCTTCCAAAGCCCGGCGTGTGGTCGGTCATAACCAGGTCGTTGTCGATGGTTTTCGGGATGCCGATGAAGCGGATTTCGCTTCCGGCTGCTGCGGCATGGCGGGAAAGCTTGTCCACGGTGTCCATGGAATCGTTTCCGCCCACATAGAGGAACCAGCCGATGTTTAATGCCTCAAGTTTCTTAAAAAGCTCCGTGTACACCTCCGAAGCCGGATCGGCCGGCAGTTTATAGCGGCAGGAGCCAAGGTAGGCGGCCGGGGTGAGCTTTAAGAGGGAGAGCTCTTCGTCCGAGAGTGCCGAAAGCTCCATGTACCGGCCGGCTAACAGGCCTTCGATCCCGTTAATCATCCCGTAGACGCAGCCGTCCTGGTTCTGGCGCTTCCACTGCGCGACGGCGCCGCAGAGGCTTGCGTTGATGACCGCAGTGGGGCCGCCGGACTGTCCAATGATGAGATTTTTCATAGCGTATTCTCCTGTCTTTTGCGGTTTTAAAATCATTATAGAAAAAGATTTTCGTGAAATCAATATTTTTTTTCGGTTGGATGTATAGGCGGGAAAATTCCGGTAATAATAGGAGTATCAACAAAAGAGAAAGATTAATACTTATCCTCCCCTTTTTGATACCTCGTTTATTGGCTTTGTGCAGTAGACGGGGTATTTTTTTGATTTTTCCTTATTTTATCAGGGGTTGGGGGATGGTTCGGATGGAAGAGCAGATGGGAAAAAGAGGACGAATGGGCGTTCTGACACAAAACTGACACAAAATCGATTTAAGAAATCAACGCATTTAATTTCTGCATTTCTTCGGCTTTTGGATTGGGAAGTACATGAGCGTAGATTTCCATGGTTGTCGATAAATCTTTGTGGCCCATGATGGTTTGCAGTACCTTAGGCGGTATTCCGTGTTCGATGCTTCGGGTAGCAAAGGTATGACGGAATGTGTGGGGAGTAATATGAGGAAAGTCTGTCCTGAGAGGCAGGATATTCTAAAATCGTTTCGTGAAAATTTTTTGATCCGCAGACAGA comes from the Eubacteriaceae bacterium Marseille-Q4139 genome and includes:
- a CDS encoding 6-phosphofructokinase — encoded protein: MKNLIIGQSGGPTAVINASLCGAVAQWKRQNQDGCVYGMINGIEGLLAGRYMELSALSDEELSLLKLTPAAYLGSCRYKLPADPASEVYTELFKKLEALNIGWFLYVGGNDSMDTVDKLSRHAAAAGSEIRFIGIPKTIDNDLVMTDHTPGFGSAAKYVAATVREIVLDASVYQQKSVTIVEIMGRHAGWLTAASAMARKEEGDNPLLIYLPEVPFRLEAFYKDLEAAMEKTPNVVVCVSEGIADADGKFICEYADAARTDSFGHKMLTGCGKVLENLVRDHFGVKVRSVELNVSQRCSGMLASGTDIEEAFLAGAYGVSAALSGETGKMAAFVRADGADYSLSCQTFDVSAICNQEKKFPAQWITPAGNDITPDFLSYALPLIQGEPERIMENGLPKYLYRK
- a CDS encoding tyrosine-type recombinase/integrase, with product MLPLRTDFPHITPHTFRHTFATRSIEHGIPPKVLQTIMGHKDLSTTMEIYAHVLPNPKAEEMQKLNALIS